Proteins from a genomic interval of Lolium perenne isolate Kyuss_39 chromosome 1, Kyuss_2.0, whole genome shotgun sequence:
- the LOC139831236 gene encoding uncharacterized protein gives MLGLLNWYKGYIKHKNAKDYIYAEVRYEHHFKHYWVQIPLSELFQLFNLRDLDKSIISCYVLMKKREMRIRNIHDVGFIDPHIVNSHVLEHHPADVEDDLWRFIRKQQQKSDILFPYHFGFHWILMVIKVQTSSVLVHDSLNMDPALWGDMRKMLQKVWRRFVDTKVGEFKKELSFKMAVRTTGATQPPGTNLCGYYGQTFKKGSQMDRWCLKVFMRT, from the exons atgctaggtctgctaaattggtacaagggttacataaaacataaaaacgccaaagactatatctatgcggaagttagatatgagcatcacttcaaacattactgggtacaaattcctctgagtgaattgttccagctgttcaatctgcgcgacctcgacaaatctatcatcagttgctacgttct aatgaagaagcgggaaatgcgaataaggaacatccatgatgttgggttcattgacccacacatcgttaattcacatgtgttagaacaccaccccgccgacgtggaggatgacctgtggcggtttattagaaaacagcaacagaaaagtgatattctatttccttaccattttgg gttccactggattcttatggtaattaaagttcagacctcctcagttctcgtccacgactctctgaatatggatccggcgctttggggcgacatgagaaaaatgttgcaaaa ggtttggagacggttcgtagataccaaggtcggtgaattcaaaaaagagctatcttttaaaatggcagtgcggacgactggggctactcagccaccggggaccaatctatgtggatactat GGACAGACCTTTAAGAAAGGGTCGCAGATGGACAGATGGTGCCTGAAAGTATTCATGCGAACGTAA